From Pongo pygmaeus isolate AG05252 chromosome 1, NHGRI_mPonPyg2-v2.0_pri, whole genome shotgun sequence, one genomic window encodes:
- the IFI44L gene encoding interferon-induced protein 44-like isoform X2: protein MEVTTRLTWNDENHLRKLLGNVSLSLLYKSSVHGGSIENMVERCSHQGCTITMTYIDDNMIVAFMLGNYINLHESSTEPNDSLWFSLQKKNDTTEIETLLLNTAPKIIDEQLVCRLSKKDIFILCRDNKIYLDKMITRNLKLRFYGYHQYLEREVFRVEGIKDNLDDTKRIMKAREHRNRLLADIRAYKPYADLVSEIRILLVGPIGSGKSSFFNSVKSIFHGHVTGQAIVGSDITSITERYRIYSVKDGKNGKSLPFMLCDTMGLVGAEGTGLCMDDIPHILKGCMADRYQDRIHCVAYVLDINSIDNLSSKMLAKFKQVHKEVLNCGIAHVALLTKVDDCSEVLQDNFLNMSRSMTSQSQVMNVHKMLGIPISNILMVGNYASDLELDPIKDILILSALRQMLRAADDFLEDLPLEETGAIKRVLQPCI, encoded by the exons CAACAAGATTGACATGGAATGATGAAAATCATCTGCGCAAGCTGCTTGGAAATGTTTCTTTGAGTCTTCTCTATAAGTCTAGTGTTCATGGAGGTAGCATTGAAAATATGGTTGAAAGATGCAGCCATCAGGGATGTACTATAACAATGACTTACATTGATGACAATATGATTGTAGCCTTTATGCTtggaaattatattaatttacatgAAAGTTCTACAGAGCCAAATGATTCCCTATGGTTTTcacttcaaaagaaaaatgacaccaCTGAAATAGAAACTCTACTCTTAAATACAGCACCAAAAATTATTGATGAACAACTGGTGTGTCGTTTATCGAAAaaggatattttcattttatgtcgAGATAATAAAATTTATCTAGATAAAATGATAACAAGAAACTTGAAACTAAGGTTTTATGGCTACCATCAGTATTTGGAACGTGAAGTTTTTCGAGTTGAAG GAATTAAGGATAACCTAGACGACACAAAGAGGATAATGAAAGCCAGAGA GCACAGAAATAGGCTTCTAGCAGACATCAGAGCCTACAAGCCCTATGCAGACTTGGTTTCAGAAATTCGTATTCTTTTGGTGGGTCCAATTGGGTCTGGAAAGTCCAGTTTTTTCAATTCAGTCAAGTCTATTTTTCATGGCCATGTGACTGGCCAAGCCATAGTGGGGTCTGATATCACCAGCATAACCGAACGG TATAGGATATATTCTgttaaagatggaaaaaatggaaaatctcTGCCATTTATGTTGTGTGACACTATGGGGCTAGTTGGGGCAGAGGGAACAGGACTGTGCATGGATGACATTCCCCACATCTTAAAAGGTTGTATGGCAGACAGATATCAG GACAGGATTCACTGTGTGGCTTATGTCTTAGACATCAACTCTATTGACAATCTCTCCTCTAAAATGTTGGCAAAATTCAAGCAAGTTCACAAAGAAGTATTAAATTGTG GTATAGCACATGTGGCCTTGCTTACTAAAGTGGATGATTGCAGTGAGGTTCTTCAAGACAACTTTTTAAACATGAGTAGATCTATGACTTCTCAAAGCCAG GTCATGAATGTCCATAAAATGCTAGGTATTCCTATTTCCAATATTTTGATGGTTGGAAATTATGCTTCAGATTTGGAACTGGACCCCATAAAGGATATTCTGATCCTCTCTGCACTGAGGCAGATGCTGCGGGCTGCAGATGATTTTTTAGAAGATTTGCCCCTTGAGGAAACTG GTGCAATTAAGAGAGTGTTACAGCCCTGCATTTGA
- the IFI44L gene encoding interferon-induced protein 44-like isoform X1: MEVTTRLTWNDENHLRKLLGNVSLSLLYKSSVHGGSIENMVERCSHQGCTITMTYIDDNMIVAFMLGNYINLHESSTEPNDSLWFSLQKKNDTTEIETLLLNTAPKIIDEQLVCRLSKKDIFILCRDNKIYLDKMITRNLKLRFYGYHQYLEREVFRVEGIKDNLDDTKRIMKAREHRNRLLADIRAYKPYADLVSEIRILLVGPIGSGKSSFFNSVKSIFHGHVTGQAIVGSDITSITERYRIYSVKDGKNGKSLPFMLCDTMGLVGAEGTGLCMDDIPHILKGCMADRYQFNSHKPITPEHSTFITSPSLKDRIHCVAYVLDINSIDNLSSKMLAKFKQVHKEVLNCGIAHVALLTKVDDCSEVLQDNFLNMSRSMTSQSQVMNVHKMLGIPISNILMVGNYASDLELDPIKDILILSALRQMLRAADDFLEDLPLEETGAIKRVLQPCI, translated from the exons CAACAAGATTGACATGGAATGATGAAAATCATCTGCGCAAGCTGCTTGGAAATGTTTCTTTGAGTCTTCTCTATAAGTCTAGTGTTCATGGAGGTAGCATTGAAAATATGGTTGAAAGATGCAGCCATCAGGGATGTACTATAACAATGACTTACATTGATGACAATATGATTGTAGCCTTTATGCTtggaaattatattaatttacatgAAAGTTCTACAGAGCCAAATGATTCCCTATGGTTTTcacttcaaaagaaaaatgacaccaCTGAAATAGAAACTCTACTCTTAAATACAGCACCAAAAATTATTGATGAACAACTGGTGTGTCGTTTATCGAAAaaggatattttcattttatgtcgAGATAATAAAATTTATCTAGATAAAATGATAACAAGAAACTTGAAACTAAGGTTTTATGGCTACCATCAGTATTTGGAACGTGAAGTTTTTCGAGTTGAAG GAATTAAGGATAACCTAGACGACACAAAGAGGATAATGAAAGCCAGAGA GCACAGAAATAGGCTTCTAGCAGACATCAGAGCCTACAAGCCCTATGCAGACTTGGTTTCAGAAATTCGTATTCTTTTGGTGGGTCCAATTGGGTCTGGAAAGTCCAGTTTTTTCAATTCAGTCAAGTCTATTTTTCATGGCCATGTGACTGGCCAAGCCATAGTGGGGTCTGATATCACCAGCATAACCGAACGG TATAGGATATATTCTgttaaagatggaaaaaatggaaaatctcTGCCATTTATGTTGTGTGACACTATGGGGCTAGTTGGGGCAGAGGGAACAGGACTGTGCATGGATGACATTCCCCACATCTTAAAAGGTTGTATGGCAGACAGATATCAG TTTAATTCCCATAAACCAATTACACCTGAGCATTCTACTTTTATCACCTCTCCATCTCTGAAGGACAGGATTCACTGTGTGGCTTATGTCTTAGACATCAACTCTATTGACAATCTCTCCTCTAAAATGTTGGCAAAATTCAAGCAAGTTCACAAAGAAGTATTAAATTGTG GTATAGCACATGTGGCCTTGCTTACTAAAGTGGATGATTGCAGTGAGGTTCTTCAAGACAACTTTTTAAACATGAGTAGATCTATGACTTCTCAAAGCCAG GTCATGAATGTCCATAAAATGCTAGGTATTCCTATTTCCAATATTTTGATGGTTGGAAATTATGCTTCAGATTTGGAACTGGACCCCATAAAGGATATTCTGATCCTCTCTGCACTGAGGCAGATGCTGCGGGCTGCAGATGATTTTTTAGAAGATTTGCCCCTTGAGGAAACTG GTGCAATTAAGAGAGTGTTACAGCCCTGCATTTGA
- the IFI44L gene encoding interferon-induced protein 44-like isoform X3 — protein MEVTTRLTWNDENHLRKLLGNVSLSLLYKSSVHGGSIENMVERCSHQGCTITMTYIDDNMIVAFMLGNYINLHESSTEPNDSLWFSLQKKNDTTEIETLLLNTAPKIIDEQLVCRLSKKDIFILCRDNKIYLDKMITRNLKLRFYGYHQYLEREVFRVEGIKDNLDDTKRIMKAREHRNRLLADIRAYKPYADLVSEIRILLVGPIGSGKSSFFNSVKSIFHGHVTGQAIVGSDITSITERFNSHKPITPEHSTFITSPSLKDRIHCVAYVLDINSIDNLSSKMLAKFKQVHKEVLNCGIAHVALLTKVDDCSEVLQDNFLNMSRSMTSQSQVMNVHKMLGIPISNILMVGNYASDLELDPIKDILILSALRQMLRAADDFLEDLPLEETGAIKRVLQPCI, from the exons CAACAAGATTGACATGGAATGATGAAAATCATCTGCGCAAGCTGCTTGGAAATGTTTCTTTGAGTCTTCTCTATAAGTCTAGTGTTCATGGAGGTAGCATTGAAAATATGGTTGAAAGATGCAGCCATCAGGGATGTACTATAACAATGACTTACATTGATGACAATATGATTGTAGCCTTTATGCTtggaaattatattaatttacatgAAAGTTCTACAGAGCCAAATGATTCCCTATGGTTTTcacttcaaaagaaaaatgacaccaCTGAAATAGAAACTCTACTCTTAAATACAGCACCAAAAATTATTGATGAACAACTGGTGTGTCGTTTATCGAAAaaggatattttcattttatgtcgAGATAATAAAATTTATCTAGATAAAATGATAACAAGAAACTTGAAACTAAGGTTTTATGGCTACCATCAGTATTTGGAACGTGAAGTTTTTCGAGTTGAAG GAATTAAGGATAACCTAGACGACACAAAGAGGATAATGAAAGCCAGAGA GCACAGAAATAGGCTTCTAGCAGACATCAGAGCCTACAAGCCCTATGCAGACTTGGTTTCAGAAATTCGTATTCTTTTGGTGGGTCCAATTGGGTCTGGAAAGTCCAGTTTTTTCAATTCAGTCAAGTCTATTTTTCATGGCCATGTGACTGGCCAAGCCATAGTGGGGTCTGATATCACCAGCATAACCGAACGG TTTAATTCCCATAAACCAATTACACCTGAGCATTCTACTTTTATCACCTCTCCATCTCTGAAGGACAGGATTCACTGTGTGGCTTATGTCTTAGACATCAACTCTATTGACAATCTCTCCTCTAAAATGTTGGCAAAATTCAAGCAAGTTCACAAAGAAGTATTAAATTGTG GTATAGCACATGTGGCCTTGCTTACTAAAGTGGATGATTGCAGTGAGGTTCTTCAAGACAACTTTTTAAACATGAGTAGATCTATGACTTCTCAAAGCCAG GTCATGAATGTCCATAAAATGCTAGGTATTCCTATTTCCAATATTTTGATGGTTGGAAATTATGCTTCAGATTTGGAACTGGACCCCATAAAGGATATTCTGATCCTCTCTGCACTGAGGCAGATGCTGCGGGCTGCAGATGATTTTTTAGAAGATTTGCCCCTTGAGGAAACTG GTGCAATTAAGAGAGTGTTACAGCCCTGCATTTGA